A segment of the Octopus sinensis unplaced genomic scaffold, ASM634580v1 Contig04530, whole genome shotgun sequence genome:
TTATTTAGGTTTTTCTAATCGGTCCATAAAAAGTACATCtaattaaattttgtaaatttctaGGTTCATTTTTTACTAAGGATAAGTAAAATCATCTCTGAAATATATTTGATCAAAAATACTTCTTATTTAAGACGCCATGTCAAAAGTGCTTTCCATTATCAATGTCTATGCTCCTCACAGTGATATTCTCCGTCGTCAATTCGATAAGGTTGCTTTATCTGAATCTTGATCATACGGAGGGTCTGGGGTCGGAGTGATCATAAAATGATTGTTGGACGTTAAAGAGACGCTATACGTTTCTTGAATCGGTGAAATTCCTACCTGGAACTACTTTTCCTCCGTGGCGACTAGGCTCTCATGGAACTTTTTCCTGAAAGAAATCCATATAGCGGCTGGCAAACACATCAGAAAGCAGACAAATAAACCCAGTCTGGAAAGGTATGCCATCCAGATGTGTATTCACATACCGTTAAGCAAAAAGATCGTAaactcaaaattaaaaataaatatgactgTAACAACAAATATGTATTGAAGAATGAACGTGCAAGAATACAAAGACGATTCAAGAAATTGAATTGTCAGCACGGAACTGAAGTCTTTTTTAGGAGAAATCGAAGAACTCGAGGGCGAGGCACACATGTTTCATGCAACtacttaaaataagaaaatacagaaaactcAAAATCATCAACGACATTTGAAAAATTATTCAACCCCTGACATGAACATTGAAGTTAAACTTATTAATTCAGTGATTGACAATGCCTTTTAATTGGAACATTCCTATTCGACGATGTTTCAGAACCAACGATGGAAAAATTGTCGTTAAATTTTACGTTGAAAAGGAATTTATGGAGTCCTTTATCCACACTAAGACGCATCAAAAAGACTATTATGTATTTTAAGAAAACAGATGTGCTAACCTTAGTGCTATAAAAACTAAACCGAAATTATTTTGGATATCTCAGatttttcttgaaataatttttGTGGGAATTAAGTTAGATTTGATCGACGTATCAATTTAACTATTTATGTTCATTTAATTTCGCTTTATTGATGGCGAAGTATAAATTTGCAACGGCTCAAATAATAGATtcgaaatatttgttttcttgatttTATTTGTTCGTAAAATATGCTTTATAAACACGTTCAATCCTTCAGTCCATCCTCtagaataatatttatgtaaaaattgTCTCTAAAAACTACATCAGGCGTCGCAGAGATCTAACCCTTGGCTAATCAAAAAAATTGCCAAAACAGGAGGGTAATTCCTACAACACAATAAAAATCAGCAAACTCGCATTTACAgggaaaataagtaaatataaaatcaCACTTTATCCAAATGTGCATAGACTACACGCAATTTACGACGCGGATTCCTCGACCGATTCTTCCACGGTTTGCCACACTCGTCGGAATATACCCGAGGAGGGACACGTTGCATTGGATTGTGAGACATGTACCCATATCCAACCGACCCTTCATTCCTCCGAAAGAACACCTCGTCCAACTTATCCAACAACACGTCCTTCGTCACAGACTCCACACATTTGACGACATCCCGCACCTTCATCCCCTTCACCCTCTCCACCAGTCCAGAAATAGGCTGATACTCATCCACCGACACTCCAGGCGGGGGGTGGCAGTAAACCAGACATCCCTGAGATGATTGACCAAGCATACAGCCGAGTAGTCCTTGATCAGTCTGTGGGCAGCCTTCGCGTAGTTTGGCCGTCCTTTGCTCATCCAATTCCTCGCCTCTGCGGATTACTGCCAGTCCCCACCTGCCAGAGTCCCCAAAAAATCTTCCGTGAGTTTATACTGTGATGGTGGAGGACTATTCTCAGTGAATGTCACATTATAGAACTGCTTGAGCACGCAAATGGGAATTCGTTGGACAATCTGAATGATACATTCAAAATGTACCAGAATGGCAGGAGACATGTAATCTATCATTTGAGAGAGGGGCAGTATTGAGGATAGGACTAGTTCAGACTGGTCAATCACAAAATTAGGCATGACAAGTCCTGGACAGTCACACAACATCAATTTGTTATCCTCGTGAGTTATTAAATGAGTCTGCAAGTGCTTTGTCCGGCCTGGGGTGGCTGAGACTGCTGTCTTCTTGTTGTTCAGAAGAGCATTGATGGTCGAACTCTTTCCAACATTGGGATACCCAATC
Coding sequences within it:
- the LOC115227549 gene encoding GTPase LSG1-1-like, which produces MFWNKYFDSIGVNVFFWSALCGAEEVEEWPILNRDELLRKLRGMSSEETCSVGMIGYPNVGKSSTINALLNNKKTAVSATPGRTKHLQTHLITHEDNKLMLCDCPGLVMPNFVIDQSELVLSSILPLSQMIDYMSPAILVHFECIIQIVQRIPICVLKQFYNVTFTENSPPPSQYKLTEDFLGTLAGGDWQ